The Acanthopagrus latus isolate v.2019 chromosome 13, fAcaLat1.1, whole genome shotgun sequence genome contains a region encoding:
- the rcc1l gene encoding RCC1-like G exchanging factor-like protein has translation MSLPCVRRCSRHLSAGLQVCGYATVIKPSRPQEKSSSGPVFQYVGQHRKPSHKVFVWGFSFTGALGIPSFVMPDSSRKKPRKYQLTPYRLETAEQISSAACGYGFTLMASRTKDVIKLWGMGLNKDSQLGFQRTQHSRLQSYDFVLEPSPVALPLVQPQQTRVLQVACGRAHSLVLTDEEGVFSMGNNAYGQCGRRIVEDEVYSGSHIIHRIQGFDSRIVQVSCGQDHSLFLTETGKVFSCGWGADGQTGLGHHRVSASPEQVGGDLCGVEVKQISSYGDCSLAVSSDGQLYGWGNSEYLQLAAVTETTQINSPRHLPLSSCGKVVQAACGGTQVAVLNDRGEVFVWGYGILGKGPALSESSTPEMIPSRLFGRSEFNPSVAVTRIRCGLNHFAAVTDGGELFVWGKNVRGCLGIGKKDDQFFPWRVTVPGQVVDVACGVDHMVALVKSLL, from the exons ATGTCTCTTCCATGTGTGCGTCGCTGCTCTCGACACCTGTCTGCAGGCCTTCAGGTGTGCGGTTATGCCACGGTCATTAAACCATCCAGACCTcaggagaagagcagcagcggTCCAGTCTTCCAGTATGTGGGTCAGCACAGAAAGCCCAGTCACAAAGTGTTCGTGTGGGGCTTCAGCTTCACCGGAGCTCTGGGGATCCCCAGTTTCGTGAtgcctgacagcagcaggaagaaacCTCGCAAGTATCAGCTGACCCCTTACAGGCTGGAGACTGCGGAGCAG ATCTCGTCTGCTGCCTGTGGTTACGGCTTCACTCTGATGGCGTCCAGGACCAAAGACGTGATCAAGCTGTGGGGGATGGGCCTCAACAAGGACTCTCAGCTGGGCTTCCAACGCACGCAGCACAGCCGCC TCCAGAGTTATGACTTCGTGTTGGAGCCGTCTCCGGTGGCTCTGCCTCTCGTCCAGCCTCAGCAGACCAGAGTGCTGCAGGTGGCCTGTGGACGAGCTCACTCTCTGGTCCTCACtgatgaggagggag tcTTCAGTATGGGGAACAATGCATATGGTCAGTGTGGACGGAGGATCGTAGAAGATGAAGTCTACAG CGGCAGTCACATCATCCACAGGATCCAAGGTTTCGACAGCAGGATCGTCCAG GTGTCCTGTGGACAGGACCACAGTCTGTTCCTCACTGAGACGGGGAAAGTGTTCTCCTGTGGATGGGgagcagacggacagacgg GTCTGGGTCACCACAGAGTCAGCGCCAGTCCAGAGCAGGTGGGTGGAGACCTGTGTGGGGTGGAGGTGAAGCAGATCAGCTCGTACGGTGACTGCAGCCTGGCTGTGTCCTCTGATGGACAGCTGTATGGGTGGGGCAACTCAGAGTACCTGCAGCTGGCTGCTGTCACAGAGACCACACAG ATCAACTCCCCTCGACATCTTCCTCTGAGCAGCTGTGGGAAGGTGGTGCAGGCAGCATGTGGAGGAACACAGGTGGCTGTTCTCAACg acagaggagaggtgttTGTTTGGGGCTATGGAATTCTGGGAAAAGGTCCTGCTTTGTCGGAGTCGTCGACCCCGGAGATGATCCCCTCCAGGCTGTTTGGACGCTCAGAGTTTAACCCGTCGGTGGCTGTGACCCGGATCAGGTGTGGACTGAACCACTTTGCTGCCGTCACAG atggaggagagcTCTTCGTCTGGGGGAAGAATGTGAGAGGTTGTTTGGGCATCGGGAAGAAAGACGACCAGTTCTTCCCCTGGAGG GTGACTGTCCCCGGGCAGGTGGTGGATGTAGCGTGTGGTGTTGACCACATGGTGGCGCTGGTGAAGTCCCTCCTGTGA
- the LOC119031436 gene encoding TLC domain-containing protein 5-like codes for MAVLEVFCSLTGWFCLYLLFCWTFSQRSPEWNCRLVTLSHGVIIVLLTAYVVFIDGPWPLTHAGSENTELQTLSLCVCLGYFFFDMCWCVRHHTEGPVMLAHHAASIAGILLALLMGVSGCETCGVIFGSELTNPLLQTRWFLRQLGLYDGLLGDAVDLMFIFLFATVRVGVGSAMFYCELTSPRTTLIMKLGGVVMYAIAWVFMVDIARFGYKKSRAKYQRWSENHRLKDTGCPHKTD; via the exons ATGGCGGTCCTAGAGGTGTTCTGCAGCCTGACTGGCTGGTTCTGTCTCTACCTGTTGTTCTGTTGGACCTTCAGTCAGAGGTCACCTGAGTGGAACTGTCGGCTCGTCACTTTGTCTCACGGCGTCATCATTGTGCTGCTCACGGCGTACGTCGTCTTTATAGATGGACCCTGGCCGCTCACACATGCAG gCTCAGAGAACACGGAGTTGCAGAcattgtctctctgtgtgtgtctcggTTATTTCTTCTTCGacatgtgttggtgtgtgcggCACCACACGGAGGGCCCCGTCATGTTGGCCCACCACGCTGCGAGCATCGCAGGCATCCTGCTAGCCTTGCTGATGGGTGTGTCGGGCTGTGAGACATGCGGCGTGATCTTCGGCAGCGAGCTGACCAACCCCCTGCTGCAGACGCGCTGGTTCCTGCGTCAGCTGGGTCTTTATGACGGCCTGCTGGGAGACGCCGTCGACCTGATGTTCATCTTCCTGTTCGCCACTGTGCGCGTGGGAGTGGGCTCCGCCATGTTTTACTGCGAGCTCACATCTCCCAGAACCACACTGATCATGAAGCTGGGCGGCGTGGTGATGTACGCCATCGCCTGGGTGTTCATGGTGGACATCGCTCGCTTTGGATACAAGAAGAGTCGAGCTAAGTACCAACGATGGAGCGAGAACCACAGACTGAAAGACACGGGATGTCCACACAAGACGGACTGA